One window of Mixophyes fleayi isolate aMixFle1 chromosome 3, aMixFle1.hap1, whole genome shotgun sequence genomic DNA carries:
- the EMILIN1 gene encoding EMILIN-1 isoform X2: protein MARLVRYLLSCLLYLTLDGTYATNYPPRYNLYTGGAAPHGQVMTAQGVTQAQNGLRAASRHRNWCAYVVSRTVSCMVEDGVETYVKPEYQPCVWGQIQCPRTVMYRSFVRPRYKVAYKTVTDMEWKCCQGYSGDDCMEGPVGGPQITTTRPRPRPVRPNLSGFSGGNHLSGSGGEGQGDKVKQLEEKVQHLTKELQSLQSTMQGMNEKFQTEIRLTVQNVLNGKQPADSASGQSDMSEKLNDIQTLLTNLDKKVKDHDQELGTLNSANSHHPGGPDTTVSQKLTEVKGDILREVERRMQQSCSACLSGVDGFRNQQIEDRDRMRGLEKLINSVDQRNREAVQNIQSRVVELTSRLPKDCCMEVADLHKKVSEAEKKTDTLSGSVIALTVRLDSKLGEGTNNAITEVDNNLNSRLSDIEGRMNTTRRTLEEHYYHYRDEIQNYFQEEINNLKDDLKNRINGNDYKINILLTELGNSSGFRDLMDQKMTGLSHDIQSLKDQVGKNKDHLKKVAEDVEDLSIQVTNTIQSCTSQCNSQNSDVTEAISDLERRLKDHEDQIHSVHSDITKLRVSGSTMQGTLSDLDDEITNVKTFVDGSGESFNKLFNDMKDAQDRFTSTILVDLDRFDLNIAQYQNDTNGKMLDMENDIKSLKKMIQFDYQSCGQVCSNLQEEVGKLKEQVEGCTNICQFTLTKADEDGDQIGSNKPLDGFTVFGGSSGGELKHLQGELSNIIVTFSSLNDSVKDLQESVEKHQTDIHDLGTTKHRLISEINKIQEEVTEHIRDNTEKFHIFQNEISRYGATVMEETQECRRSAGGLEDRVSKLENICTKLDTVSGSLSKIKENLNKHVSGLWNCVQEMNSTVRTHSAWFEKLHNSQLNGINRRLNTLNSSMLVLSSEFQNFTLQDFMGPPGLPGPPGPLGKTGPPGPQGPRGPPGKDGTPGKEGPVGPPGSTDVLVTQR from the exons ATGGCCAGATTGGTAAGATACCTTCTCAGCTGCCTGCTGTACCTTACTCTTGATGGAACCTACGCCACTAACTACCCACCTAGATATAACCTTTACACAGGGGGAGCGGCCCCCCATGGCCAAGTGATGACAGCACAAGGGGTGACGCAAGCACAGAACGGGCTTCGGGCTGCCAGCCGACACAG GAACTGGTGCGCGTATGTGGTGAGTCGCACAGTGAGCTGTATGGTAGAAGATGGAGTAGAGACCTATGTGAAACCAGAATATCAACCCTGTGTCTGGGGCCAGATCCAATGTCCGCGCACTGTCAT GTACCGCAGCTTCGTCAGACCACGATATAAAGTCGCCTACAAAACCGTGACAGACATGGAATGGAAATGTTGTCAGGGATATTCAGGAGATGACTGTATGGAGGGGCCGGTAGGTGGTCCTCAGATCACAACCACTAGGCCCCGACCGAGGCCTGTAAGGCCCAACCTCTCTGGATTCAGTGGTGGGAATCACTTGAGTGGATCAGGAGGGGAGG gtCAAGGAGACAAAGTGAAGCAACTAGAGGAGAAGGTCCAACACCTGACCAAGGAACTCCAGAGCCTGCAGTCTACAATGCAAGGAATGAATGAGAAATTTCAGACTGAGATTCGTCTGACCGTGCAGAATGTATTAAATGGGAAGCAGCCTGCAGATTCCGCCTCTGGTCAATCTGACATGTCAGAAAAACTTAATGACATTCAAACACTTTTAACAAACCTGGACAAAAAGGTCAAAGACCACGATCAAGAGCTAGGCACCTTAAACAGTGCAAACAGCCATCACCCTGGTGGCCCGGACACTACTGTAAGCCAAAAACTTACAGAAGTGAAAGGTGACATCTTACGAGAAGTGGAGAGGAGGATGCAGCAGTCATGTTCCGCTTGCCTCTCCGGAGTGGACGGGTTCCGTAATCAGCAAATTGAGGACAGGGATCGTATGCGTGGCCTGGAGAAACTTATTAACTCTGTGGACCAGCGGAACCGAGAAGCTGTGCAGAACATTCAGTCTCGTGTAGTGGAACTGACCTCTCGTCTGCCAAAGGATTGCTGTATGGAAGTAGCAGATCTGCACAAAAAAGTGAGTGAAGCTGAGAAGAAGACTGACACTTTGTCCGGGTCCGTCATTGCTTTAACTGTGCGTCTAGACAGCAAGCTTGGAGAAGGTACCAACAACGCAATTACTGAAGTGGACAATAATCTGAACAGTCGTCTGTCTGACATTGAAGGTAGAATGAATACCACTAGAAGGACCCTGGAAGAACATTACTATCATTACCGTGATGAGATACAGAACTACTTTCAGGAGGAGATAAACAATCTAAAGGATGATTTGAAAAATCGCATCAATGGTAATGACTACAAAATTAATATTCTCCTGACAGAACTTGGTAATAGCTCTGGATTCCGGGATCTAATGGACCAGAAAATGACTGGCCTATCTCATGATATTCAGTCTCTGAAAGACCAGGTTGGAAAGAATAAAGACCATCTAAAAAAAGTTGCAGAAGATGTGGAGGATCTGAGCATCCAAGTAACAAACACAATCCAAAGTTGCACCAGTCAGTGTAACAGCCAGAATTCAGACGTGACAGAAGCAATTTCTGATTTAGAAAGAAGGTTGAAGGATCATGAAGATCAGATCCACAGCGTCCATTCTGATATAACCAAGCTCAGAGTGTCTGGAAGCACCATGCAAGGAACGCTCAGTGACCTAGACGATGagattacaaatgttaaaacatttGTGGATGGCAGTGGAGAGTCGTTCAACAAACTGTTTAACGACATGAAAGACGCCCAGGATCGGTTTACATCCACCATCCTAGTTGACCTAGATAGATTTGATCTGAACATAGCTCAGTATCAGAATGATACTAATGGAAAGATGTTAGATATGGAAAATGACATTAAATCTCTTAAAAAGATGATACAATTTGATTACCAGAGCTGTGGGCAGGTGTGCTCCAACCTCCAGGAGGAAGTAGGCAAACTAAAGGAGCAGGTGGAAGGATGCACGAACATCTGCCAGTTTACTCTGACTAAAGCAGACGAAGACGGAGACCAGATTGGCTCCAACAAGCCGCTCGATGGCTTCACTGTTTTCGGTGGGAGCTCTGGTGGCGAACTGAAGCATTTACAAGGAGAGCTCTCCAACATTATTGTGACATTCAGTTCCTTGAACGACAGTGTAAAAGATCTCCAGGAGAGTGTAGAGAAACACCAGACAGACATCCATGATTTAGGAACAACCAAGCACAGGCTCATTTCTGAGATCAATAAAATCCAGGAGGAGGTGACGGAGCACATCAGAGACAACACGGAAAAGTTCCACATCTTCCAGAATGAAATCAGCAGGTATGGTGCCACAGTGATGGAGGAGACGCAGGAATGTAGGCGCTCTGCTGGTGGGTTGGAAGACAGAGTCTCTAAGCTTGAAAACATCTGCACGAAACTGGATACAGTCTCCGGCAGCCTGAGCAAGATAAAGGAAAATCTGAACAAACATGTGTCCGGTCTCTGGAACTGTGTACAGGAGATGAACAGCACAGTAAGGACTCACAGCGCCTGGTTTGAGAAACTCCATAATAGTCAGCTGAATGGAATCAATCGGAGACTAAACACCTTGAACAGCTCCATGCTGGTCCTGTCCTCCGAGTTCCAGAACTTCACTCTGCAGGACTTCATGG